A single region of the Prevotella sp. HUN102 genome encodes:
- a CDS encoding AraC family transcriptional regulator encodes MIFLFACSALSAQANRKEAFKAYCTTLTSKQLLEMGRAYAASKTSVDSAVVCYSVLADRADNNKLEQDEEEFVIKGINNLGLLHFGPIFDYQKAYIYLVKAQELANRFQRNDLVLRINLNLYSLNVTSDILRNGCKITTPILDICKTSFNKALQSKDYIAYSQVLCDMSSLAIISGNTQYINSEVEKQFSQGNHTDAAICRYMENLCKGLLAYNRSNYVEALNNFLLLEKFKEDEMPNEGLLTAYILLSKAYHHIDNHDAEENYMLKAIDKANAESNKLMLTVLYNELYSFYLHGKADKAAASKYRMLYLEAKDFLLYNSKVEKMNDKMFQSKLNEATYNVNMLHSKGEQKSKLIIFLLLAITAITILSGWIFVRLRRLKRKHLQLYEQSLKLLANEQGFIERKELPNIESELEEPVVDSKTNESSKYTKSSEELAQIYQKLVDIMNHSTAIFDTDFCIQTLATMAGERQWLVSQAINQNFGNNFKAFLNSYRIKEACRRLNDVEQYQNYTIEAIAEGLGFKSRSYFVTLFKNTIGIAPSNYQKIAKEKALTVEKQL; translated from the coding sequence ATGATTTTCTTGTTTGCTTGCAGCGCATTATCTGCACAGGCAAACAGAAAAGAAGCCTTTAAAGCCTATTGTACCACCCTCACAAGCAAACAGCTTCTGGAGATGGGGCGTGCGTATGCAGCCAGTAAGACATCTGTCGATAGTGCCGTCGTTTGCTATTCTGTACTCGCTGACAGGGCTGACAACAATAAATTGGAGCAAGATGAAGAAGAATTTGTAATTAAAGGTATAAACAATTTGGGCTTGCTTCATTTTGGCCCGATCTTCGATTATCAGAAGGCTTACATCTATTTGGTAAAAGCACAGGAGCTGGCCAACCGGTTTCAGCGAAACGATTTAGTGCTGCGCATAAATTTAAACCTGTACAGCCTGAATGTAACGAGCGACATACTGCGAAACGGATGCAAAATAACAACACCGATATTAGATATATGCAAGACATCGTTCAACAAGGCTTTGCAAAGTAAAGACTATATTGCCTATTCGCAAGTTTTGTGCGATATGTCGAGTCTTGCCATAATAAGCGGCAATACGCAATATATCAACAGCGAAGTGGAAAAGCAGTTTTCGCAGGGCAATCATACAGACGCTGCCATCTGCCGATATATGGAAAACCTGTGCAAAGGACTGCTGGCATACAACAGAAGCAACTATGTGGAAGCTTTAAACAACTTTCTTCTCCTCGAAAAATTCAAAGAAGATGAAATGCCGAACGAAGGGCTGCTGACTGCCTACATACTTTTGTCTAAAGCCTACCACCATATAGACAATCACGATGCAGAAGAGAACTATATGCTGAAAGCCATAGATAAGGCTAATGCAGAAAGCAATAAACTAATGCTCACGGTGCTTTACAACGAACTGTATTCATTCTATCTTCACGGAAAAGCCGACAAGGCAGCAGCTTCAAAGTACAGAATGCTGTATCTTGAAGCAAAAGATTTTCTGCTTTATAATAGTAAGGTGGAGAAGATGAACGATAAAATGTTTCAATCGAAACTAAACGAAGCTACCTACAACGTAAACATGCTGCACAGCAAGGGAGAACAAAAGAGCAAACTTATTATATTCCTTTTGCTTGCCATCACTGCGATAACGATACTGTCGGGATGGATATTTGTGCGTTTACGCAGACTGAAACGGAAACATTTGCAGCTTTATGAGCAAAGCCTGAAATTGCTTGCAAACGAACAAGGCTTTATAGAGCGTAAAGAATTGCCGAACATAGAAAGCGAACTTGAGGAGCCAGTTGTTGATAGTAAAACAAATGAGAGCAGCAAATATACAAAAAGCAGCGAAGAGCTTGCACAGATTTATCAAAAGTTGGTGGACATAATGAATCATTCCACAGCTATTTTCGATACAGACTTCTGCATTCAAACCCTTGCAACAATGGCCGGCGAGCGTCAATGGCTGGTTTCCCAAGCCATAAATCAGAACTTTGGCAACAATTTTAAAGCCTTCCTGAATAGCTATCGCATAAAAGAGGCCTGTCGCCGTCTCAACGATGTGGAGCAGTATCAAAACTATACCATTGAGGCTATTGCGGAAGGGCTTGGCTTTAAAAGCCGTTCCTACTTCGTTACGCTGTTCAAGAATACAATCGGCATTGCACCTTCAAATTATCAGAAGATAGCAAAGGAGAAAGCATTGACCGTAGAGAAACAGTTGTAG
- a CDS encoding SprT-like domain-containing protein, protein MMEITIDYLQQAFSKYNALMFEGKLPLPVLKLSKARTHLGQIAYKRRKSWMKTKLYDFTISVSTYYNLSQAEIDDVMIHEMIHYYIVFMGIKDTSSHGLVFRKMMSEINRKYGRHLSISAKTMGMETTAPPKLSAYLVLALEMKDGTRYLSSVNPSFARKLSLSLSRIPNLASHSWYTSSDSFFQNMPRVRSFRGRKVSKEVFDELIGKMSPVD, encoded by the coding sequence ATGATGGAAATAACGATAGATTATCTGCAACAGGCATTCAGCAAATACAATGCGCTGATGTTTGAAGGAAAGCTGCCCTTGCCCGTATTGAAGCTCTCCAAGGCTCGCACACACCTCGGACAGATAGCGTATAAGCGCAGGAAGAGTTGGATGAAGACGAAGTTGTATGACTTCACTATCTCTGTTTCCACCTATTATAATCTGTCGCAAGCAGAAATTGATGATGTAATGATCCACGAGATGATACATTATTATATTGTGTTTATGGGTATCAAGGATACTTCTTCGCACGGTTTGGTGTTCAGAAAGATGATGTCAGAGATTAACAGGAAGTACGGTCGGCATCTGAGCATCTCTGCAAAGACAATGGGAATGGAGACAACGGCACCGCCAAAGTTGTCTGCCTATCTTGTTCTTGCGCTTGAAATGAAAGACGGCACCCGCTATCTTTCATCCGTCAATCCTTCTTTTGCCCGTAAACTATCCTTGTCGCTCTCCCGCATTCCCAATCTTGCCTCCCATTCTTGGTACACCTCCAGCGACTCTTTCTTTCAGAATATGCCACGTGTCCGTAGTTTTAGAGGGCGTAAAGTCTCTAAAGAAGTTTTTGACGAGCTGATTGGCAAGATGTCGCCGGTGGATTAG
- a CDS encoding outer membrane beta-barrel protein, translated as MRKLICFAAMLVLPLLASAQTTGRFTITPRVGVMVSDLAGSDYKSLYESKTGLGIGADVEYRFNDVLGLSLGAFYTQQGAKTNMALLYGNKFATFNQDEFIPYKMTDEITQMGTVGDIDFNRKDYEQYLYYRFQKTKLDFLSVPVLLQAHVWDGLTVKLGVQCDILLNAKIETELEAGVDGVITHSKPEIDVDDTKNVAFSVPIGVSYSYKNIELDARYLWGVSKINKQQDDEGNYKNSSFMITLGYNFHL; from the coding sequence ATGAGAAAATTGATTTGTTTTGCAGCAATGCTTGTTCTGCCATTGCTTGCGAGTGCTCAGACAACGGGCAGATTCACGATAACGCCACGCGTGGGAGTGATGGTTTCAGATTTGGCAGGTTCCGATTACAAATCGCTCTACGAATCAAAGACAGGTCTGGGCATAGGTGCCGACGTTGAATACAGGTTCAACGATGTTTTGGGGCTTTCCTTAGGTGCTTTTTACACTCAGCAGGGTGCAAAGACCAATATGGCATTGCTGTATGGCAACAAATTTGCAACATTCAACCAAGATGAGTTTATTCCATATAAAATGACAGATGAAATAACTCAAATGGGTACTGTGGGCGATATAGATTTCAACAGGAAAGACTATGAGCAATATCTGTATTACCGCTTTCAGAAAACAAAGTTGGACTTTCTGAGTGTTCCGGTGCTTCTTCAGGCTCACGTTTGGGACGGTCTGACTGTGAAATTGGGTGTTCAGTGCGATATTTTGCTGAATGCCAAGATTGAAACAGAGTTGGAGGCAGGTGTGGATGGCGTGATTACGCACAGCAAACCGGAGATAGATGTAGACGATACAAAGAATGTGGCTTTCTCTGTTCCAATAGGCGTGTCTTACTCCTACAAGAACATAGAATTGGATGCACGCTATTTATGGGGTGTTTCCAAAATCAATAAGCAGCAGGATGATGAGGGAAACTACAAGAACAGTTCGTTTATGATAACATTGGGATATAATTTCCATCTTTAA
- a CDS encoding ATP-dependent RecD-like DNA helicase, whose product MIQDELIYQVLQEFRFAPTVAQSKALQTFAAFLTDRDDRAVMILRGSAGTGKTSLAGAIVRTVQRLRMKVMLLAPTGRAAKVFSLNAGLPASTIHRRIYREKAFNGADGQFNLNRNMYRDMLFVVDEASMVSLSSGTTAFGSGRLLDDLIQYVYEGSNCRMLLIGDKAQLPPVGEEESPALRGDVLRSYGLRVYECDLDEVLRQSCDSGILWNATMIREMITHDEATQLPRIRLKGFADISIVPGDELIESLASSYSAVGMDETMVITRSNKRANIFNQGIRNTVLGREEELTTGDMLMVVKNKYTATPTSSDAGKANDGNRELQNSGTTAGKASSFVGGIEGGFIANGDRAIVRRVRNFRELYGFRFADVTLEFPDYDRTELDTVVVLDTLTAEAPALTHEQNEQLFNSVMEDYADVPLKADRMKQLREDDYYNAMQIKFGYAVTCHKAQGGQWAHIYLDQGYMTDEMLTPDYIHWLYTAFTRATEHLYLVNWPKQQVEE is encoded by the coding sequence ATGATTCAAGACGAACTAATCTATCAGGTTTTGCAGGAGTTCAGGTTTGCTCCCACAGTCGCCCAGTCGAAGGCTTTACAGACGTTTGCAGCCTTTCTTACCGACAGGGACGACCGTGCCGTGATGATTCTGCGAGGCAGTGCCGGTACGGGCAAGACCTCGTTGGCAGGTGCCATCGTGCGGACGGTGCAGCGATTGCGAATGAAGGTGATGCTGTTGGCTCCCACGGGTCGTGCCGCCAAGGTGTTTTCGCTGAATGCCGGTTTGCCGGCATCGACCATTCACCGGAGAATCTACCGAGAAAAGGCTTTCAATGGTGCCGACGGGCAGTTCAATCTCAACAGGAATATGTATCGGGATATGCTGTTCGTGGTGGACGAAGCGTCTATGGTGAGCCTTTCTTCGGGCACTACGGCTTTCGGGAGTGGACGGCTGCTCGACGACCTTATACAATATGTGTATGAGGGCAGCAACTGCCGTATGCTCCTGATAGGCGACAAGGCGCAGCTGCCACCAGTTGGAGAGGAGGAAAGTCCTGCCTTGCGCGGCGATGTGCTCCGTTCCTACGGTCTTCGAGTCTACGAGTGCGACTTGGATGAAGTACTCCGTCAGAGCTGTGATTCGGGTATTCTGTGGAATGCCACGATGATTCGCGAGATGATAACCCACGATGAGGCTACGCAGTTGCCGAGGATTCGCCTTAAGGGCTTTGCAGACATTTCCATCGTACCGGGCGATGAACTCATAGAGAGCCTTGCCTCGAGCTATTCTGCCGTGGGAATGGACGAGACAATGGTCATTACCCGTTCCAACAAGCGTGCAAACATCTTCAATCAGGGCATTCGGAACACGGTGTTGGGAAGGGAGGAGGAACTCACTACGGGCGATATGCTGATGGTGGTAAAGAACAAATACACGGCAACTCCCACATCTTCCGATGCAGGGAAAGCCAACGATGGAAACCGAGAATTGCAAAACAGCGGGACAACGGCAGGCAAAGCATCCTCTTTCGTGGGAGGAATCGAAGGGGGATTTATTGCCAATGGCGACCGTGCCATTGTTCGCCGTGTCCGAAACTTCCGTGAACTCTATGGATTCCGATTCGCCGATGTCACGCTGGAATTTCCCGATTACGACAGGACGGAACTGGACACGGTGGTGGTTTTGGACACGCTGACAGCCGAAGCACCGGCACTTACACACGAACAGAACGAGCAGCTTTTCAACAGCGTGATGGAGGATTATGCCGATGTGCCCTTGAAGGCCGACAGGATGAAGCAGTTGAGAGAGGATGATTACTACAATGCAATGCAGATAAAGTTCGGCTATGCCGTAACGTGCCACAAGGCACAGGGCGGACAATGGGCGCACATCTATCTGGATCAGGGATATATGACCGATGAGATGCTCACTCCCGACTACATTCATTGGCTTTACACGGCTTTCACACGTGCCACGGAGCATCTTTATTTGGTAAATTGGCCCAAGCAGCAGGTGGAAGAATGA
- the recA gene encoding recombinase RecA — MAETNEGKLKALQAAMSKIEKDFGKGSIMRMGDEQIENVEVIPSGSIQLDLALGVGGYPRGRIIEIYGPESSGKTTLAIHAIAEAQKAGGIAAFIDAEHAFDRFYAQKLGVDVDNLWISQPDNGEQALEIADQLIRSSAIDILVVDSVAALTPKKEIEGDMGDNVVGLQARLMSQALRKLTSTIAKTNTCCIFINQLREKIGVMFGNPETTTGGNALKFYSSVRLDIRRVTSIKDGDNVIGNQVRVKVVKNKVAPPFRKVEFEITFGEGISKIGEILDLGVEYNIIQKSGSWFSYNGTKLAQGRDATKTMLKDNPELTEEIEGLIREAIAAKANK, encoded by the coding sequence ATGGCAGAAACAAACGAAGGGAAATTGAAAGCCTTGCAGGCTGCAATGTCCAAGATAGAAAAAGATTTCGGCAAGGGCTCCATTATGAGAATGGGCGACGAGCAGATAGAAAATGTGGAAGTGATACCGTCGGGCAGTATTCAGCTCGACCTTGCACTCGGCGTAGGCGGTTATCCGCGTGGAAGAATCATAGAAATCTACGGACCGGAAAGTTCCGGTAAGACCACGCTGGCTATCCACGCCATAGCCGAAGCACAGAAAGCAGGCGGCATTGCCGCATTCATCGATGCAGAGCACGCCTTCGACCGATTCTATGCGCAGAAACTGGGCGTGGATGTAGACAACCTCTGGATTTCACAACCCGACAACGGCGAACAGGCGTTGGAAATTGCCGATCAGTTGATTCGCTCCTCGGCAATCGATATTCTGGTGGTAGACTCCGTGGCAGCCCTTACGCCAAAGAAGGAAATCGAAGGCGATATGGGCGACAACGTGGTGGGACTTCAGGCGCGTCTGATGAGTCAGGCCTTGCGCAAGCTGACTTCAACCATTGCCAAGACAAACACCTGCTGCATCTTCATCAATCAGCTGCGCGAGAAAATCGGCGTGATGTTCGGCAATCCTGAAACAACGACCGGTGGTAACGCCCTGAAGTTCTACAGCTCAGTACGTCTTGATATCCGTCGCGTTACGTCAATCAAGGACGGCGACAACGTCATAGGTAATCAGGTGCGTGTGAAGGTTGTGAAGAACAAAGTGGCACCTCCATTCCGTAAGGTTGAGTTTGAAATCACTTTCGGAGAAGGCATCTCAAAGATTGGCGAAATCCTCGATCTCGGTGTTGAATACAATATCATTCAGAAGAGTGGCAGTTGGTTCAGCTACAACGGCACGAAACTCGCACAGGGGCGCGACGCCACCAAGACGATGCTGAAGGACAATCCCGAACTGACAGAAGAAATAGAAGGACTCATCAGAGAAGCCATTGCAGCCAAAGCTAACAAATAA
- a CDS encoding DUF2185 domain-containing protein: MAQKKFKLKPEDIKDLLPDWEEADGCFATDRITVDGCKVGYMYREEPDEDVPDSGWRFFEGEEDDEYLDNPDNMEIYNLNTIANYDMEIIPLLNAPYGTAYYRDESGVFQEEDLEIPEDE; this comes from the coding sequence ATGGCACAAAAGAAATTCAAGTTGAAACCGGAAGATATCAAGGATTTGCTTCCCGACTGGGAAGAGGCTGACGGCTGTTTTGCAACAGACAGGATTACCGTTGATGGCTGCAAGGTTGGTTATATGTATCGGGAAGAACCTGACGAGGACGTGCCTGATAGTGGATGGCGTTTCTTTGAAGGCGAAGAAGATGATGAATATCTTGACAATCCCGATAATATGGAGATTTACAATCTCAACACCATCGCCAACTACGATATGGAAATCATACCATTGCTCAACGCTCCATACGGAACGGCTTATTATCGGGATGAAAGCGGAGTGTTCCAAGAAGAGGATTTGGAGATTCCTGAAGACGAATAA
- a CDS encoding TfoX/Sxy family protein, which translates to MACRLEFIDFICQQIASVGEVRYRKMFGDYMIYANDKPVVIVCDDIAYVKKHQAIEHLMNEAECGCPYEGAKEHYVLDVSKQQHAVDVVKALEAVLPYPKRKTKNK; encoded by the coding sequence ATGGCTTGCAGATTAGAATTCATAGACTTCATTTGTCAGCAGATTGCATCAGTCGGCGAAGTACGTTACCGGAAAATGTTCGGCGACTATATGATTTATGCCAATGACAAACCGGTTGTCATTGTCTGTGATGATATTGCTTATGTAAAGAAGCATCAAGCGATTGAACATCTGATGAACGAAGCCGAATGTGGCTGCCCGTATGAGGGAGCAAAGGAACATTATGTGCTCGACGTGTCAAAGCAACAGCACGCCGTAGATGTGGTAAAGGCATTGGAAGCCGTGCTCCCTTATCCCAAGCGCAAGACGAAGAATAAATAA